One segment of Panicum virgatum strain AP13 chromosome 1K, P.virgatum_v5, whole genome shotgun sequence DNA contains the following:
- the LOC120654463 gene encoding uncharacterized protein LOC120654463 yields MARSINFILSKASPPAAPALEDSLPRALLRAQVIVDEATGRHVTNQAMLLQLDMLRDAVHKGSYALDSFRYQPHAAEHDDRGQPVRRSSLFVANCAKIPRSSRGSTRILAQLREALDRLISMVTDADVLVLLLTSYPRRYRQPYGMHLMLDNCMFGRQMETEHVISFLLHAQPSHGAEEPEVLPIVGPGRVGKTTLVTHVCKDERVRDRFAEIVLLTDLHFTDAELAALGHRCSSERNGNNRGSNSNSRDGKFLIVVEVAGDFNEDAWSRLYSASKRWAPLGSKIIVTSRSDKITKVGTTRPLALKFLPREAYGYFFRTLAFGGADPGAHPGLASMAMEVAGSTDWAFISAHITVLH; encoded by the coding sequence ATGGCTCGATCCATAAACTTCATCCTCAGCaaggcctcgccgccggcggcgccggccttgGAGGACAGTCTGCCGAGGGCTCTCCTCCGGGCACAGGTCATCGTCGACGAGGCCACGGGACGGCACGTCACGAACCAAGCCATGCTCCTGCAGCTGGACATGCTGCGAGACGCCGTGCATAAAGGCAGCTACGCGCTTGACAGCTTCAGGTACCAGCCTCACGCCGCGGAGCACGACGACAGAGGTCAACCTGTTCGCCGTAGCTCCCTGTTCGTAGCGAATTGTGCGAAAATTCCCCGTTCCTCCCGTGGGAGCACGAGGATCCTGGCGCAACTACGCGAGGCGCTCGATCGGCTGATCTCCATGGTAACCGATGCGGACGTGCTGGTCCTGCTCCTGACGAGCTACCCTCGCCGGTACCGGCAGCCCTACGGCATGCACCTCATGCTGGATAACTGCATGTTCGGCCGCCAGATGGAGACTGAACATGTCATCAGCTTCCTGCTGCACGCACAGCcatcccatggtgctgaagaacCGGAGGTCCTCCCGATCGTCGGTCCTGGCAGGGTCGGCAAGACCACCCTCGTCACTCACGTCTGCAAGGACGAAAGAGTCCGCGATCGCTTCGCAGAGATCGTGCTCCTGACCGACCTCCACTTCACGGATGCAGAGCTGGCTGCTTTGGGACACAGATGCTCATCAGAGAGAAATGGTAATAACCGTGGCTCCAACTCGAACAGTAGGGATGGGAAATTTCTGATCGTGGTTGAGGTTGCCGGGGATTTCAACGAGGACGCGTGGAGCAGGCTGTACTCCGCGTCCAAACGGTGGGCGCCACTTGGCAGCAAGATCATAGTCACGAGCCGGTCCGACAAGATCACCAAGGTCGGGACGACGCGGCCTCTAGCTCTCAAGTTCCTGCCGCGCGAGGCGTACGGGTACTTCTTCAGGACGCTCGCGTTTGGGGGCGCCGATCCCGGGGCGCACCCGGGGCTCGCGAGCATGGCCATGGAGGTGGCCGGGAGCACGGACTGGGCTTTCATCAGCGCGCACATCACCGTGTTGCAttga